A segment of the Mangrovimonas sp. YM274 genome:
TATGACACATTCAGAATTTAGGTATGCATCCCACCCAGTAGATGCTAGAACGTATGGAACAGAAGAATTACGCCAACATTTTTTAATCCCTAACTTATTCGTTAAGGATCAGATTAATTTGACGTATTCTATGTATGATAGGTACGTGGTTGGGGGAGCTATGCCTGTTGGTAAAGAATTGAAGTTGGAAACCATTCCTTACTTAAAGTCTGAAAACTTTTTGGACCGTAGGGAAATGGGGATTGTAAATGTGGGCGGTCGAGGAACCGTTACCGTAGATGGCGAAGTGTTTGAATTGGCTAAGAAGGAGGCGCTATACATTGGAAGAGAAACCAAGGATGTGGTGTTTGCTAGTGCCGAAGGAGAACGGGCCTTGTTCTATATCAATTCTGCACCGGCCCATACAAAATACCCAACCATGAAAGTTGGGAAGGAAAATGCCGAAGTTATTGAGTTGGGAGACGAGAAGTATGCTAACAAGCGCATCTTGAACAAATTGATCGTGAACAGCATTGTAAAAACTTGTCAATTGCAAATGGGATTGACCGAGTTATTGCCTGGGAATGTATGGAACACGATGCCTGCCCATACCCATACCAGACGTATGGAAGCTTATTTCTATTTCGATTTGGAAGAAGGGCAAACCATTAGTCACTTTATGGGAGAGCCAGAACATACACGCCACATTTTTATGGAAAGCAATCAGGCGGTATTGTCGCCAGAGTGGTCTATCCACTCCGGATCGGGAACGTCCAACTACTCCTTTATTTGGGGAATGGCTGGGGAGAACCTAGACTATGGCGATATGGATACCCGTACTCCTAACGAATTAAGATAGGCGCTATGACACTATTTGATTTAACGGGAAAAATTGCCTTGGTCACAGGAGGTACCCATGGTCTTGGAATGGCTATGGCAGAAGGACTGGCAGACGCAGGCGCGCAATTGATCATAACCAGTACTACACCAGCCAAATTGGAAGCAGCTCTTGAGCACTACCGAGGCAAGGGCTATCAAGCATCGGGCTATCTCTTTGATGTAACCGATGAAACCTTGGCGGCACAGATGGTGGAGCAAATGGTACAGGAACAGGGCGAGATAGACATCTTGGTGAACAACGCCGGGATCATTAAAAGAGAACCTGCGCTTACTATGAAAATAGATGAGTTCAGACGTGTGGTGGATGTAGACTTGGTTGGTGCCTTTATCATGGCGCAACTGGTGGGTAACCGCATGGTGAAGAACGGTGGTGGAAAGATCATCAATATCTGCTCCATGATGAGTGAATTGGGACGCAATACCGTAAGTGCCTATGCTGCCGCCAAAGGTGGTTTGAAGATGCTGACACGTAACCTTGCTACCGAATGGGCCAAATACAACATTCAAGTGAATGGGATTGGTCCTGGGTATTTTGCGACCTCGCAAACGGCACCTATCCGTGTGGATGGACACCCTTTCAATGAATTTATCATCAATAGGACCCCTTCTGCACGTTGGGGAAATCCTGAAGATTTAGCCGGAACCGCTGTGTTCTTGGCCTCTAGAGCTAGTGACTTTGTCAATGGCCAAATTGTATATGTGGATGGGGGAATCCTTGCAACCATTGGGAAACCGTCCAACGAAGATTAACAACAAACAAAAAAGGATATGTCATTTATACATGATAATTTTCTGTTAGAAACAAAGCAGGCCCAAGAGTTGTACCACAACTACGCGGCCAAAATGCCTATTATAGATTACCATTGCCATTTGCCACCGGCAGATATTGCCAATGATACCGTGTTTGAAAACATTACCAAGATTTGGATCAATGGCGACCATTATAAATGGCGCGCCATGCGTACCTTGGGTGTAGATGAAACCTACATTACAGGAAATGCTTCCGATAAGGAGAAGTTTGCGCATTGGGCCAAAACGGTGCCTTATACCATGCGAAACCCTTTGTACCATTGGACGCATTTGGAGTTGGCACGTTATTACGACGTATACGACCTGTTGAGTGAGAAGACTGCCGATGCTGTGTATGCAAAAACAGCAGAGTTGTTGAATTCGCCAGGCTATAGCTGCCAAAACTTGTTGAAGAAAATGAACGTGGAGGTGGTCTGTACTACTGAAGATCCAATAGATTCTTTGGATCACCACGCGAGATTGGCACAAAGCGATGCTACAGTGAAAATGAGCACCGCTTTTAGACCAGATAAGGCCATCATGATTGGCAGCGATGCCTTCAATGCCTATTTGGACAGTCTTGAAAATGTGGCCGAAATGGACATTCGTACTTATGACGATTTGAAAACGGCTTTGCGCAAACGTATCGACTATTTCCATGAACATGGTTGTCGTTTGTCAGACCATGGATTGAACCAAATTTCATTTGAACCTGCTACCGAAAGTGAGGTGAAAGCTATTTTCTCTAAAAAACGAGAAGGGAAAGCTTTGAGCCGCATCGAGGTACTTCAATTTGAAACAGCGATGTTGCTTTACTTGGCCGAAACCTATCACGAGTTAGGTTGGGTGCAACAGTACCACTTAGGAGCTTTAAGAAATAACAATACCCGTATGTTGGCACAATTGGGGCCAGACACCGGATGGGATTCTATTGGGGATTATTCCCAAGCAGAAACCTTGTCGAAGTTCTTAAATGCCTTGGATACTAAAGACAAATTGACCAAGACTATTTTGTACAACCTAAACCCTGCCGATAACGAGGTAATGGCTACCATGATTGGAAACTTCAATGATGGTACTATC
Coding sequences within it:
- the uxaC gene encoding glucuronate isomerase, whose translation is MSFIHDNFLLETKQAQELYHNYAAKMPIIDYHCHLPPADIANDTVFENITKIWINGDHYKWRAMRTLGVDETYITGNASDKEKFAHWAKTVPYTMRNPLYHWTHLELARYYDVYDLLSEKTADAVYAKTAELLNSPGYSCQNLLKKMNVEVVCTTEDPIDSLDHHARLAQSDATVKMSTAFRPDKAIMIGSDAFNAYLDSLENVAEMDIRTYDDLKTALRKRIDYFHEHGCRLSDHGLNQISFEPATESEVKAIFSKKREGKALSRIEVLQFETAMLLYLAETYHELGWVQQYHLGALRNNNTRMLAQLGPDTGWDSIGDYSQAETLSKFLNALDTKDKLTKTILYNLNPADNEVMATMIGNFNDGTIKGKVQLGSGWWFLDQKDGMEKQMNALSNMGLISCFIGMLTDSRSFMSFPRHEYFRRVLCNLFGNEMHRGELPNDMEWIGKLVSDISYNNANEYFKF
- a CDS encoding gluconate 5-dehydrogenase — its product is MTLFDLTGKIALVTGGTHGLGMAMAEGLADAGAQLIITSTTPAKLEAALEHYRGKGYQASGYLFDVTDETLAAQMVEQMVQEQGEIDILVNNAGIIKREPALTMKIDEFRRVVDVDLVGAFIMAQLVGNRMVKNGGGKIINICSMMSELGRNTVSAYAAAKGGLKMLTRNLATEWAKYNIQVNGIGPGYFATSQTAPIRVDGHPFNEFIINRTPSARWGNPEDLAGTAVFLASRASDFVNGQIVYVDGGILATIGKPSNED
- the kduI gene encoding 5-dehydro-4-deoxy-D-glucuronate isomerase — protein: MTHSEFRYASHPVDARTYGTEELRQHFLIPNLFVKDQINLTYSMYDRYVVGGAMPVGKELKLETIPYLKSENFLDRREMGIVNVGGRGTVTVDGEVFELAKKEALYIGRETKDVVFASAEGERALFYINSAPAHTKYPTMKVGKENAEVIELGDEKYANKRILNKLIVNSIVKTCQLQMGLTELLPGNVWNTMPAHTHTRRMEAYFYFDLEEGQTISHFMGEPEHTRHIFMESNQAVLSPEWSIHSGSGTSNYSFIWGMAGENLDYGDMDTRTPNELR